One Streptomyces sp. ML-6 genomic region harbors:
- a CDS encoding ABC transporter permease, with product MSSADMLMDTRLLVGRQMRHLKRGPERVVPVIITPLILVLLNGLLIGSAIVVPGDGSYKDFMMAGVFAQVAMLGMSNAQNGLKEDLRNGLVDRFQSLPIARSAAVVARSVAELLMMFVGWLVIAGVGLLIGWRMHEGFLRGMAGIGLMLLFGYLFIWLGILGTVSGRNPQSSGIGSMIVMPMLFLSPAFFPIDNLPGWLQTVCEWNPFSSVVVACRELWGNPNPVVTGAFPVEHPVLVATLLPIVLLIPVIPLAVRRYHSVVGR from the coding sequence ATGAGTAGTGCTGACATGCTGATGGACACCCGGCTGCTGGTCGGCCGGCAGATGCGGCACCTCAAGCGCGGTCCGGAGCGGGTCGTCCCCGTCATCATCACCCCGCTGATCCTGGTCCTGCTCAACGGACTGCTGATCGGCAGCGCGATCGTGGTGCCCGGGGACGGCAGCTACAAGGACTTCATGATGGCCGGGGTCTTCGCCCAGGTCGCCATGCTGGGCATGTCCAACGCCCAGAACGGCCTCAAGGAGGACCTGCGCAACGGTCTGGTCGACCGCTTCCAGTCGCTGCCGATCGCCCGGTCCGCCGCCGTCGTCGCCCGGTCCGTGGCCGAACTGCTGATGATGTTCGTCGGCTGGCTGGTGATCGCCGGGGTCGGTCTGCTGATCGGCTGGCGGATGCACGAGGGCTTCCTGCGGGGCATGGCCGGCATCGGCCTGATGCTGCTGTTCGGCTACCTGTTCATCTGGCTCGGCATCCTGGGCACCGTCTCCGGCCGCAACCCGCAGTCCTCCGGCATCGGTTCGATGATCGTCATGCCGATGCTGTTCCTGTCGCCGGCCTTCTTCCCGATCGACAACCTGCCCGGCTGGCTGCAGACGGTCTGCGAGTGGAACCCGTTCAGCTCGGTGGTCGTGGCCTGCCGTGAGCTGTGGGGCAACCCGAACCCGGTCGTGACCGGCGCCTTCCCGGTCGAGCACCCGGTCCTCGTGGCGACGCTCCTGCCGATCGTGCTGCTGATCCCGGTCATCCCGCTGGCCGTCCGCCGCTACCACTCCGTGGTCGGGCGGTGA